The segment GGTTGTGCTGCAGCGCGTTCAGCTGCCCCTGGTTCAGCTCGGCGCTGAAGCCGTTCACCGCGGCGGTGTACACGAAGTGCGGGTTCACCCCCGAGACGGCGGCCACCGAGCGCGGGTCGGCGCCTTCCTTCACCACCACCACGTACGAGCCTTCCACGGCCACGCCGCGGGCAGCCACCACGGGCGCCGCGGCGCGCGTGGAAGTGGCCGTCGGGCTCTGGTCGGCGCAGGCGGCCAGCGCCAGGGCGGATCCCGCGAGCATCACGTTGCGGAGCGCTTTCATACCACGTCCTCCATCCGGTGGGGGGAGAGCAGCCGCCGCGGCACTCGCCGCGGCGGGTGGTGCGGCGGCGGCCCTAGAGCCCCGCCGTGTAAAGCAGCCGGTTGGGCGTGCCCGCGGGCACGTTCTTCACCACGCCCGCGGTCGCGTTGGTCTTGATCCAGCTGTCGATGGTGACGGACGCCGCATCGCCGAAGCGGGCCTTGTACAGCGCCGCCACCCCGGCCACGTGCGGCGCGGCCATCGAGCTGCCGGTGAGCGTGGCGGTTCCCGAGCCGATCCACGTGGAGACGATGGAACCGCCCGGTGCATAGCCGTCTACGCAGCTGCCGTAGTTCGAGGTGGCCAGCCGGGTGTCGTCGGGGTTGGTGCCGGCCGTGGTGAAAACGGCCGCGGCGCTGGCGGGCGACACGTTGCAGGCGAGCTGGTTCTCGTTCCCCGCTGCCACGGAGGTGAAGATCCCCGCGTTGGACAGGCTGGTGACGGCGGTGTTCAGCGTGGAGGAGAAGGGACCGCCGAGGGAGAGGTTGGCCACGGCGGGCTTCTGCGCGTTGGCGCGCACCCAGTCGATCGCGGCCACGATCCCGGAGGTGGAGCCGGAGCCGTTGCAGTCCAGCACGCGCACGCCGCGCAGCGACACGGCCTTCGCCACGCCGTACTGGGTGGAGCCCACGATGCCGGCCACGTGGGTGCCGTGCCCGTTGCAGTCCGCCCCGGTGCCGCCGAACGCGTCGTACACGTTCTGCGCGCGGGCGCCGAACAGCGGGTGGGTCGTCTGGATCCCCGTGTCCAGGATGTAGGCGCGGACCCCGACCCCGGTCCCGGCGGTGTAGGTGCCCGAAAGCGGGAGATAGCGCTGGTCGATGCGGTCCAGGTT is part of the Longimicrobium sp. genome and harbors:
- a CDS encoding S8 family peptidase gives rise to the protein MRPIRSTFLLALSAAAACADGSPTAARAPHAAPVRLASAGGIGGAYLVVLNAGADPRGVAAGLGAAPRHVYTAAVNGFAATLTAGQLNALRQNPAVAYVEQDAVYHAAQTSVPWNLDRIDQRYLPLSGTYTAGTGVGVRAYILDTGIQTTHPLFGARAQNVYDAFGGTGADCNGHGTHVAGIVGSTQYGVAKAVSLRGVRVLDCNGSGSTSGIVAAIDWVRANAQKPAVANLSLGGPFSSTLNTAVTSLSNAGIFTSVAAGNENQLACNVSPASAAAVFTTAGTNPDDTRLATSNYGSCVDGYAPGGSIVSTWIGSGTATLTGSSMAAPHVAGVAALYKARFGDAASVTIDSWIKTNATAGVVKNVPAGTPNRLLYTAGL